The following are encoded in a window of Dysidea avara chromosome 4, odDysAvar1.4, whole genome shotgun sequence genomic DNA:
- the LOC136254590 gene encoding uncharacterized protein, with protein MEVSRRWECAKKFKLCFRCLGEGHQGQSCFWNRVCGLEGCQEVNHRLLHPPAFKKRSNVLVSEFKQTTKGTDGRSQHGVKSNSGAPLNKAVVSITEGETVVKTENTTHEAIVKTDKITMMSNTFTRVGNVALRTVSVYIKSGGRELKINALLDDASTKTYVNADVAAELGLHGHPQKVNVNVLNGKIETFETTPVEFIIESLDGNAFNVIAFTTNRVTGNMGVTDWSRCAEQWPHLQGIAFHQLGSRPIVDLLIGLDYADLHYSFKDIREQTTTEEVNTVLHQSWEIDSSGITNLPFVSKDEQLLLERAEKSVRFTIK; from the exons ATGGAAGTATCGAGAAGGTGGGAATGTGCTAAGAAATTTAAATTGTGTTTCAGATGCTTAGGTGAAGGTCACCAAGGACAGAGTTGCTTTTGGAATAGAGTATGTGGTTTGGAGGGTTGTCAAGAAGTTAATCATAGATTGCTACACCCACCTGCTTTTAAAAAGCGTTCAAATGTTTTAGTAAGTGAGTTCAAGCAGACTACAAAGGGCACAGATGGTAGGTCTCAACATGGTGTTAAATCTAATTCAGGTGCACCACTGAATAAGGCAGTTGTTTCCATTACTGAAGGGGAGACTGTAGTTAAAACAGAGAATACAACACATGAGGCTATAGTCAAAACAGATAAGATCACCATGATGTCAAACACTTTTACACGTGTTGGAAATGTGGCACTAAGGACAGTCTCAGTGTATATTAAAAGTGGAGGACGTGAGTTGAAAATCAATGCCTTATTAGATGATGCTAGCACTAAAACCTATGTTAATGCTGATGTTGCTGCAGAACTAGGTTTACATGGCCATCCTCAAAAGGTAAATGTTAATGTTTTAAACGGAAAGATAGAAACATTTGAGACTACACCTGTGGAATTTATTATAGAGAGTTTAGATGGCAATGCCTTTAATGTTATAGCTTTCACTACTAATAGAGTTACAGGAAACATGGGAGTTACTGATTGGAGTAGATGTGCTGAACAATGGCCACACCTTCAGGGAATAGCTTTTCACCAGTTGGGGTCACGACCTATTGTGGACCTACTTATTGGCTTGGACTATGCTGATTTACATTACTCGTTTAAGGATATTCGAG AACAGACAACTACAGAGGAAGTAAACACAGTGTTGCACCAATCTTGGGAGATTGATAGCAGTGGAATTACCAACTTACCTTTTGTGTCAAAAGATGAACAACTGCTTCTGGAAAGAGCAGAGAAGTCAGTAAGATTTACTATCAAATAG